The genomic DNA TCACATCTAAACAAGTTTCAGAGAGAACATTCAAACAAAAGAGCAATCTCTGCCAAAATAATCAAACTCATGCAGAAAGGGGAAACACGATCATTAAGGCATTATCTCCAATATCTAAAGATATGGATTCTCATGAAGTAAAGTTAGTTATATGTATTTCATGTCCTTATTTTACACTCATATAATGCAAATATTGAATTAAGTTATCTACTTAAATGTGTAAACTCTGTTTACAGCAACCGATGAAATAACTTCAGTAATAATGTTTATTTAAATATTTCTCAAAACAATGTACAAGATAAGCTCAGCAAAAACTATTACCGTCCAGCATATATCTAATCATCTACACAAATTAAAGAGGAAACAGGTTTTGTTAATTTCTTCAGAgctaggaaaaggaaaaaaaaatggagAAGCCAAAATGTTCTGGAAAAGCCAAAATTCTTCATGCAATGAagtgaaaaaggaaaaggaatgtACATCTAGATATCTACTGATGCTAAAAAGAATAAGGTGGAAAAATTTTATGCTTACAAGCTATGCCCAGTCTGAAGAATTACTTCTGGTGCCATCCAGTATGGAGTACCCTTCATTGACTTGGCTGCATTCATAGTTGCCTAACAAAATTTTATGCTCATAAGTAAACAGTGAAATGGAAATAAGGTCTCACGACAGAAAAGAATATGAGAAGAACTTAGTGTGACTAAATACTTCTCCTGTGCTGGAACAGAGTTTATCTAGTGCAAACTAATTGTGAAAATTTTAAGGCTATTTCACAAACTCGGTAAGCGGGTATTTGCCTGATAGGTTCATATCTTGTAGGTAAAGGATGTACTAAAGAAGAATATAAGAGGCAAAACGAAAGAGATgtgaaaaagtgaaaaaaaaaagaaaagattaaacACTTATTTAAGTTGCAATTGTAGGAAAGAAAAGCCTAAAATGACTGACATTAACTGATCACGTCAAGATGCATTATAAAAATCCTTGACACATAATCTGATTACCAGCTGTTAAAACATATACTATTGGTTATGAGCATGATAGAATAATATAAATCATTTGGAAGTCTATTTACTGGTTCACTACAATGCATATCCAAGAGTAGAAGTTTGATGAGTTTAGAAATGTGTTGGTTTGAACAAAGAACGAGCACATAGAGCATTGTATTTGGCAGAACGACTTTAATAAAGAGTATCACAAAGAAGTtctctgtttttctttcataccaGCTTTGCAACTTGCTTAGATGCCCCAAAATCTGCTAGTTTTATGCAACCCTTGTTATCCACGAGAATGTTTGCACCCTGAATTGGTAAGATTTAACTACTTTCAGACGAAAAGTTAAACAAAGCATTCGAGCCAAAAGTCAAGAAAAATGCCATTCCTTAATGTCCCTGTGTATGATTCCATTTTGATGAAGATACTCGAGCCCCTGCAAGAGCTGCTTGGTATACATTCTTATAACCTGTTTCAAAAAGGGGACAATGTTAGCAAGCATCAGCATTTGTATCATTCCCCTGACCAGTATAAAAAACAGAGTTACTTACAGCCTCTGGGAAGGACCCAAATTTTCCAAGTAATGACGAGATGGATCCACCTGGGACAAACTCCAGCAAAATGTTTAAGGTCTCGTCTTCCCTAGCTGTTCCCAGATATCTCTGTTACAAACCGGACAAGATCAAAAGGTACACCTAAATGAACAATACGAAGCAAGTAACTTCATCAAAAAAGGACTGGGTTGACATCAAATAACCTAAACAAAGTCACTCACCACAATATTTGGATGAGATAGGTTTCTAAGAAGATTtacttcttcctcaagctcctttATATGAGCCTAACACCAAGTTAggataaacaagaaataaaagaatcGTCAACAACAGAGTCAATGCTTTCTGAAATGGGAAAATGGGTTTTAACCAGACGAAAAGGGAATGATATGGAAAAATCGTAACTTGAGCTTTCTCCTTGGAAGCACCGCTAGTCCCCATCAAGACCTGCACACGAACACGCCCATGGATCAAGACGATCGCCAAATGAACGAAATCAAAGTTTCTAGGCATGACAACAGGAATTAACGAGCGCCTACCTGCTTCACCGCAAGAAGCTCCCCCGAATCGAGATTCATACCCATGTAGACATGGCCGAAGGCACCGCAACCGATGAGTTCACCCTTTCGCCAACGAATGGGGGGGATATCGTCCGCCGGAACCCGGTGCGGCGGCACCGGCGGAGGGAGTTTGGGAGTGGACCCTCCGAACCCTAGACCCAGCCCGATCCTGGACTTCCTAAGGCAAGATCCAATCCTTTCCGCGATCCTTCTgcccccgccgccgccgtccTCGATCCGATCAGGGCTCGGATGGAACACGAGGGATCTACGCACCGATCCGAAGAGGCCTTGCATCTTCGCTTCTGCCGCGGCTCTTCTACGACCGCACCTGGATGCTGCTTGTGCTGATGGATCTCAGGGCCGTGCTTTGGATCTCATCTGAGGAGAGGAGCGGACAGAGATGGAGATTCTAAGAGAAGCGAGAGAGGCGACGAGACGGGAATCGAAGAATACGCTGCTGTGCTCGGCAACGGCAGTGGGCAGAGGAAGAGAGCAGTTAGGAGCGGCTTTGTTAGTGGGGCGAATTTTTGGGGTCGACCTTTTTCAAATGCgatgtgatttttaggtaccaaaaTGCCCCTCATAGCCGTTACATGGATACAGGTTTAGCAATGGAatcgttttcttttatttttttaaatgattttGCCCTATAGAATTATTTGTGAgcatatatttatttaattatattcacAAATTATACCAAGTCCCTTTAATAATATTGTCCTAATTGAAAGCTTGGGCCTCCAGTTAGCTCTAACTTCTCTTGTGGATTTTCACTATGTTCAATAATTGTTCCTTTTttctaaaagaaagaaagaaaaaaaaaaaggggatatTTTCACCACTATTGGTCTGAGAATCTATATGCGAATTTTCAGGAGGATGGGTAATCTATAGTTCTTAAACGAGGCAAAGAACActacatatttatttattaaaaaatgttTAAAGTTTATGGAGCTTATTTAGAAATTGAAAGCCTGGGGACATCAATTAATTTTCACGACAGGGCGATTAAACGAGTTTGGAGTGGAGGGGGATATGTGACATCAGAACCTTGGCCGTCAATTAATTTTTGGATTTGATCTCACCTTTGAGATCTGTGCGAGGGCATGCGGACGATGAGATCTCCGTCCAGTTGGTCATCATCCTCGCGCGGGAGAGAAGACGAGAAAAGAAACCCTCTGTCCAGCCCTGTGAGAAATCGTTATCGATCCAGCAAATAAACACATTACCTAAAATGATTCTGCCACTAATGTTAATGAATCTATATGTAACATTCAAAGCAGCAGCAGTCGTTCCTGAAACAAATAGAATATGACTATAATTACTTCGCATGAATGTTCAGTCCCTATAATAACTTCTGATTATGCACATCTTCTTACTCTAAAGAGGACTAATCATCACGACCTAATCTTCTACCAAGCCTCAGAATGTCACCCCAACGTACTCTTTTCAAGTTAATTACCAGTTACTGGCGATACTGCAGAGGCGGTTGCAAGAGGGCTTGGTGCAGCAATGCGGAGGGAAGAGACGATTCGAGAAACCAGCACAGCTTCATTACTGATCGCTCTCGTTGCTGCAACTTCTTCTAAGCGCTTCCATGTCAGTTCTCTCTTCTCCTGTGCTGCCTTCTCCTTTGTGTCATCTTGTTCAAATTTAAGCAAGCACTCGTTGAAAAGCTCTTGGTCTGCATCCAACAACAGTTTCCTCACATTCAGAGTTAGGCTTTGAACAGCCTGGTTCCAGTGGCTCCTGTTATTCCTCTCCAATGATGGGAAGATAATAGGCAGTACGACCTTCCGGTTCTGGATGATCAAGTTTCTTATGTGATCATTGTTCCATAGGAACAAAGCTCGCTCTGCTACCTGAACCAAGGGACAGTTTAATATAATTCTTAATCTACCAGGAATATTGCCAGCATATAACAAAAATGCTTATTCCCCTAAATTTTCTACTGGATGCAAGTTACACCTTTATAGAGGGTTCAAAATGCAGAATTGATTACAGCAACCCTAATTTATCTGGGCCCTAAGAGTATATATTTCAACTTCATCAAGATGGCATGCTGTGGAATAGAGATAATGATCACAACTTATCACAGAAACATCTATGTTCTCTGTTTGTTGAATGCTGAATTTGATTGTGAAAGTAGGAACGTGCATGAATATCGAAATCAATTTGGTAATTAACTAGTGTATAACTAAGAATGAAAAATAGCAAAGAACTTAAaactgccaaaaaaaaaaaaaagttgaaaccAGAATTTATTCCAATATAGCACTAGCGTAAGAGAGAATGAACATATGCTCTGGAGACCTACATAGTTAGAAGAGGTAAACTGATTAGTGTTAGTGATGCAAGGAGAGGTAACGGAAttcctaaaaagactttaataaaaactataaataaatatttaaatattcaacTTAACTAGACATATGACCTTTCGTAGATTTcaatattgataaaaatatccaTGTAGCCGGCCTAAAGAGTAGGGGCTTAGAACTTTATTGTTGTTTTTATTATTGTATGGCACTAGCATAACACCCAAAATATAAACAATGAAAAAGAATTTCCCAACTTCAAGATTGCCAGAAGAGTGGCAGTCGTTTCCAATTTTCAACATATTTCCTATTCAACATCATATCCAATACACTTTTAGTATAATCCGGTCGATCTACTGCCCGTAGTTCAAACtttaaacaggaaggatttacttTGAAACAAAGAATTGAAGGCTGCTGATAGTACCAAATGGTAGGAAGGGAAGTAAGTAACAGAAAGTAATTTGTTGCAAAATCATGTTCTCGTAATTTAATTCCTTGAATCCAGGGAGAAATGTAGGTTAACTGTGGAGCAAGATAATAAAGAAACTCAAGAATAACACTTCTGTAAACTGTAACTTTCCAAACTTCTAACTACAGTCAATGATGGAatcaaggatcaaaatattcataacTAAAGCTAATTGAATAGCTTTTAGAATTTAGAAATTCGTAATATGTTTTATTCTGGGTCCACAAGTGTGATTGTCATCCTCGACAGAAAATAAAGATCTCAGGTAAATGATCTCAGACTCTCCTTGACAGAAAATAAAGATTGCCATCAGGCAAATGATCTCAGACTCTCTTTGACCACTCATTCTCTGCATTGTGGCATATTTCAGAAACCATAATCTCTTAAATCTGACAGATCTTTTAGCAATCTAAACATCCCAAGGATTTCTCACCTCCAAGGGTTTTCACATATGATAATCCAATTCCTTAACTTAATAGGTTTGTCAGTGTTATCTATGTTTGAGTCAATTCCATCTCTTTCAGTAGAAGAGTATGCCTAGCGCATGACACTCTTGCCAATGTAAGGCCTGCAGAGGGTCAACATATGCAGCATTACCCCCACAAAAGACACTTGATTTGACTAATTAAAGCAAATGCAAATTATCAATCCATTATCCTAATTCAACCATCATTTTTTCATATATCATTTCATTATACAGAACCTCCACATATAGCACCAGTAAACCAGTTAACAACTTTGACACTATATTCCAATGTCGGCAGTAGCAGATAATTTATCAGCATCACTGCAATAGTTTAAACCAAATATCATGTTTAGAGGGTATCACGGAGTAAAATTTGTTATAGGAATAGCACTAACCTTACTAAAACAGTGTATCTACCATTATAGCATGAACAGGTATATTCATGTTATGAAATAAGATTGCAACATCCTAGCACATGCTCTTAACAGATACTTATGCAAAGTTTAGATCCCTCTTAGTGCAAATGAACTACAAATCATGAACCCctttttgttttataaaatttcctttttttttttcctctctccACTCTTCATGATGCAGTTGGCTTTTCATGGCCTTTTTTCCCCTCAACACATTAATTACTCTTGGTGTATGGTGTTCTAAAAAAGTCCCTATTTTCCAATCTATTTGAGATAAATGGCTTTGAAATCCTTGGCTTTCCAGGAAGAATGAATCTCTCACCATAGATCTCGCTCCAGGGTTCTATTTTCACTTTGCAATATTTAATGGTTGAAACCACATCAATTTTAATCGAGGTTAATCACATTTTACAATTAAGTCTTGAGCATTGCTCTGTCCAAAAGCAATGTACACCAATGCAAATTCAGAGAAATATTAATTTGCATGATGTTAACTCATCAGACTTCTTGGCTCTAAGAATGAGCACACCAAAAACGCAACCGTTATTTGGAGCATAAGTATCTATGGTTTCAGAGATAGTCAGCGGAACCAATTATCACAACAAAAATGGAGTACCTGGAAATGTGAGCTGTTTAAACAGCGTCCAATCTGTCGGAACAAGGGCACCATGCACCTCTGAAACTCTGCCACCTGCGTCAACTCCAACACCTCCTCGAGTTCACCAAGAAACATGACCTCTTTCGAGCTATTTGTTATTGGCCAGTACTTCAACAATCCTCTGATCACCGTATCTGCCAGCTTATAGTCCTTCTCCACAAACTGTGTGATACAGTATGACAGCTGCTGGTGGTATAGAACGACGCACTTGGGCTTATGAAGCGGTATCAGAACACGAACCAGGAACAGCTTGTGCTCTTCCTTCAGCGGCAAAGCAAACCCGTTTATGATGCTCCCTAAGATCTCCAGCAGCTCGGCAATCCCATTGTGCTTCTCGGACTCAAAGATGAACTGGTAGAAGATGTTGTTGATGACCTTCCTGATAAAGGGTCGGTGTACCATGAATTTGCCATACACCCTGTGGAGTATGGTCTTGAGATACTCCCTCTCCCTCTGGTCCTCGGAGTCGAACAGGTCGAGCAGCTGCAGCACGAAGGAGTGATCGATGTAGCGCTTGGCGAGCTTCGCGTGGGTGTCCGGCGACGTCACGAAGCGCAGCAGGAACTCGTAGACGACCTGAAGGTGGGGCCAGGCGGGCTCCATCTCGGGCTCCTCCTCCTCGCCGTCGAACCCGTCGGGGCTGCGGTGGCGCTCCACGTTAGACGACGGTAAGGCGCGAAACAGGTTGGCGGCCAACATCCGCGTGGCCTCCTGCATGGCGGCCTCGCTGAACTTGGCGCCGCCGGAGACGACGTAGTCCACGAGCTCCAGCAGCGTCTGCCGCTTCACTTCCTTCTCCCTGAGGTTCCGGTCGGGGTCGCCGAAGTCGAGGACGACGCAGCACATGGCCAGCTTCTTGAGGAAGAGGCCGGGCTTCTCGGAGCTCGGGACGTCGCGGAAGCTGGGGAGCGGCTCGTAGGCGAGGAGGGAGAGGGCGAAGGAGTCGGCGTCTGCGGCGTGGCCGTTGCCGACCGCGTCGGCGGGTTGCGTTCCGGGAAATTTCTTGGCAGGATTCGAGGATGCTCTCGCGGACGACGAGGTGAGGGAGGGGtcggcggcagcggcggaggaTTTGGAGGAGGGTTTGCGGGGCAGCTTGTTGAGGATCTGCTTGATcatattatcctttcttgtaaaaaTTCCGGCCCCAAGAAACCgaaagaaagcaagaaaggagGAAGACAAAACCCTAATAAAGAAAATGAAATCGGTGGGTGGAGGGGAGAGGAAATGGAGGTGATATAGGAGGAGTTGGGGCGGAGGAGAAGTATTGCAGTTGCTACTTCCCAATTCAAAACACACTTGGCTGGTAGTCCGTCTTCTTTTCTAGTCGTGCAGACAGGGTTGTTTAGGCAACTAATAATAGCAGTTGGTGGCAGAGAAACGGAAGCAGGCGGGCAGACCAGTGCTATTGTCAAGTAAatggagcgagcgagcgagagagagagagagagagagagagagagggtctgGGGAGCAGGGACAAGGGGCGGCTGCGGCCGAGTACGGGAAAGGTGGGTTGACACGTGCGGACGGGGGCGAGGGATGCAAACCAAAGCATGCGAGGGAGAAGAAGACAACCACCCCGTTCTCCGGTTCGGTTGCACGTGCGAAGTAGCTGAGCAGGAAACTTATGGGCCGGACTTGACGTGAAAAGGACGTTTGGTGTTGCGGATCAGTTATTAGTACAGTTAAATTGTGATAAGTCTGTTTAATATCATATATTTCCATTGGGTTGGTTCGTAAGAAACGATTCCGTCACACTTAATTTGAATATAAATCTATCGATTAAACTAGATGACACCTTCACATAATTATaaaactaaaaattttgaattagttaagattaagattgaatatataaaatgtaaatttaatatattttaatatttaaacgtTTTAAAAATCTTAAACGATGAAAATATTAATGaagattttatttataaaataaaaattaagtgaTTAAAAGTAAacctatttatttttaaaaattataaaataattattagaccGTCAGTATTTTATGAATTCAATTATTGGacgattaaaaaatattataaataaaaaatttacatcaccaaaataaaaaatattaaggtGAATGCATAAAGTTATTAAAAAacatattttcattgataaacAATTAAGTGTAACTCCAATTGAGTATATAATAAGTAAGAATTATTCAAAATAATAAGAACATATACTAAAGAGACGTAAAAAGAGAAATCTAAGAAGACTTCACTTAAAAATGTAAATAAAAGATTGAGTTCACTTAATGTAATCAAAGATATTACTTGTACAAGACTCaacgataatatatatatatatatatatatatatatatatagttgatcCCAAATAATTAGGGAGGAATTAGAACTTATTACTATTGTTGTTGCAGTATAGCTGGCCTATCATCAGTGATACTCCTGGCAGTGAAAATTACTGTGTGCTCAGAAGAAAATTTTCTGAACCAGAACTGAATTagtgaaaatattatattattaagttCTTGCCGCAACAGGACttgatgcatcaaaatatttactcAAATTAATTGCTTAATCTGTGGCAAGAATGAAGTGTGTAACAATCCAAATCCCATCTGGCAGCCAGCTGAATTGAGAAAGGGTGTAGCAGCAGTCTCATTGCCAGGGCCGTGGCAAGATCATCCACTTTGTGCTCTTCCCGAGTCTTAAAACTAGACTATGGTGTCTCACAGCCTCCTGCCAAAGAGAAGATGAAAACAACAGCAATGAAAAATGTGTGTGTAAATGGAATTAGAGGGTAGGCTTTAGGGTTTAAGTAAAGACAGGACAACTTTCTTCCGTCTCATGTGATTGATATGAATTTAGAACATCTCCTTGATGCTCTGAGCAAAAGCGAAAGAAAGATGAAAAGATTCCTACTACAGACAGTATTGCATCTTCAGATTTAGTGATCCATGTTTAGGCTTATTCAAGTGCAAACAGTCTGACCAGAAGAGGCCTTGTACAGAGACCAATCAAATCAGCACGAAAATGCATAGAATCACCATAATTCTGTTGCTACTTGTGCAAGTTACTTAGCAAGAGAATAATTTATTCAAGATAAATCACAAAAGAATGACAAAGTCTCTATTTCTTAGCATGCCATTGAAACACCTATATTTGGGACTTGTaaacttgatgatgatgatgatgatgttggaaGAGGCCAATGATTCACTCGCTTGCTCTCTCTCAGGTGACAATATTGTTTTCTGATTTCCGTACTAGTAGTTTAGGTTGACAAAAGGAGATACCTATGCAGAGGTCAGTAAGAACCTGATACTTCATAGTCACTTTGAAGTAGGTGAGAGACTGATTCCCTTGTTTCTATCTCAGACGACATTTTCTGTAATTTTCTCTGTTACTCATTGAGGCTGAAACAAAGACATCCTCCTCACTAGATTTTCAAAGAGACAAGAAAACTAACAGAGCCTTCCACAATTTCTGCCGAGTTACTTTATTGATGATTAAAGATAACTTAGAGCGCACCCTTTTTCTTCACAGTCAGCAAAAACCCTCCATCAGAAAGAAATATATAGATTTCATTGTCCTGAAGGACTCTTTAAAAATAGTTCCCAAATAGCTATATGGTACCTAATTAGTCTCAACAAGAATGAGAAGTCTGAAATGTAGCATCCAAATTAAGGCAACTACACACCGGACAAACGATATAATAGCTTAATTCTGCCTTGGAAAGATATATTAAGACATTGCTTCTCAGTGTTCGAACATTCAATCCTTCCCTCACCATGTAGTCGTTGATGGGAAATTGACAAGATGTAGTGATGCTATCTACCATCCCTAAATCCCTCATCTTTACCCTTTCACCTTTCCGGCGAGACCCTCGAGGAAATCCACGCATAATGAAATTTTGCACACCCCAATCTCCAACATTCCAGCAAAACACGATTCAATTCCTAATCTTCCACGGTGCCAAATTATTCGGATGCAGTACGTGAATGCTTTTGAGCTACATTAATAAAGGTGGCACAAATAGGGGACACTCCCTTGTGCAAATCTTATTCTCACGGTGCCAAATTAATCTAAGATAAATTCCTAGAAAAagtctttatttttttaaaattctcaCCTCACACTCctattttcaaaaattttgataCAACATTCTAACTTTTGAGAAAGATCATTTTATCCTTGTAGAATTAGTTGGGTTCACTTTAGGATTAAAGTGGGTACGAAATCGATTTTAGTTGAACCGATTCCATTTACCCGTTACTCGTTAATCGAATGTCACCTTTGATATATCTCATCGCATCCTCTCCATCATCGATTAGGAAAAAATCATATTCCAGTGTTTCAGTACTACCAAGTGTTTCAATGTCGTCGAGGGTTCCAACGTTATGATAACATCTCAGTTCGAACAAAGGAGTTTT from Musa acuminata AAA Group cultivar baxijiao unplaced genomic scaffold, Cavendish_Baxijiao_AAA HiC_scaffold_1118, whole genome shotgun sequence includes the following:
- the LOC135666647 gene encoding serine/threonine protein phosphatase 2A 59 kDa regulatory subunit B' gamma isoform-like, producing the protein MIKQILNKLPRKPSSKSSAAAADPSLTSSSARASSNPAKKFPGTQPADAVGNGHAADADSFALSLLAYEPLPSFRDVPSSEKPGLFLKKLAMCCVVLDFGDPDRNLREKEVKRQTLLELVDYVVSGGAKFSEAAMQEATRMLAANLFRALPSSNVERHRSPDGFDGEEEEPEMEPAWPHLQVVYEFLLRFVTSPDTHAKLAKRYIDHSFVLQLLDLFDSEDQREREYLKTILHRVYGKFMVHRPFIRKVINNIFYQFIFESEKHNGIAELLEILGSIINGFALPLKEEHKLFLVRVLIPLHKPKCVVLYHQQLSYCITQFVEKDYKLADTVIRGLLKYWPITNSSKEVMFLGELEEVLELTQVAEFQRCMVPLFRQIGRCLNSSHFQVAERALFLWNNDHIRNLIIQNRKVVLPIIFPSLERNNRSHWNQAVQSLTLNVRKLLLDADQELFNECLLKFEQDDTKEKAAQEKRELTWKRLEEVAATRAISNEAVLVSRIVSSLRIAAPSPLATASAVSPVTGN